In Shinella sp. XGS7, a single genomic region encodes these proteins:
- a CDS encoding XrtA-associated tyrosine autokinase: MSSLIEQAAQRLEQLRQAGVTLPEDTVAASAKPVFTPEPPQLRAEPELPAPQSKRVDLDLQALAAQGFLTPNAPRTQIADQYRVIKRPLIKNAMGKGASTLNHANLIMVTSALAGEGKSFTSLNLAMSIAAEMDNTVMLVDADVARPSVLRMLGLPQGPGLLDVLEEQVDMSDVLLRTNVDKLTLLPSGTPHARATELLASDAMSNMLDAMAKRYPDRIIIFDSPPLLLTTESRVLASHMGQIVIVVHADKTPQSAVQQALSTIESCPVKMLLLNQARAASGGSYGYGYGYGYGYGYGYGQEGEKDPKGAKDSGKEGKNEAEKA; encoded by the coding sequence ATGAGCAGCCTTATTGAACAAGCGGCACAGCGCCTCGAGCAGCTGCGCCAGGCCGGCGTCACGCTGCCCGAGGACACGGTGGCTGCGAGCGCCAAGCCGGTCTTCACGCCCGAGCCTCCCCAGCTGCGTGCGGAGCCCGAGCTGCCCGCACCCCAGTCCAAGCGCGTGGACCTGGACCTGCAGGCCCTGGCCGCTCAGGGCTTCCTGACCCCCAATGCGCCGCGCACCCAGATCGCCGACCAGTACCGCGTGATCAAGCGTCCGCTGATCAAGAACGCGATGGGCAAGGGCGCCTCCACCCTCAACCATGCCAATCTGATCATGGTGACCAGCGCGCTGGCGGGGGAGGGCAAGAGCTTCACCTCGCTGAACCTGGCCATGAGCATCGCGGCCGAGATGGACAACACCGTGATGCTGGTGGACGCCGATGTGGCCCGCCCCTCGGTGCTGCGCATGCTGGGCCTGCCTCAGGGGCCGGGCCTGCTGGATGTGCTGGAAGAGCAGGTCGACATGAGCGATGTGCTGCTGCGCACCAACGTCGACAAGCTGACCCTGCTGCCCAGCGGCACGCCGCACGCGCGTGCCACCGAGCTGCTGGCCAGCGACGCCATGAGCAATATGCTGGACGCGATGGCCAAGCGCTATCCGGACCGCATCATCATCTTCGATTCGCCCCCCCTGCTGCTGACCACCGAGTCGCGTGTGCTGGCCTCCCATATGGGTCAGATCGTGATCGTGGTGCATGCCGACAAGACGCCGCAGAGCGCGGTGCAGCAGGCCCTGTCCACCATCGAGTCCTGCCCGGTCAAGATGCTTTTGCTGAACCAGGCGCGCGCCGCCAGCGGGGGCAGCTACGGTTACGGCTATGGCTACGGTTATGGCTACGGCTATGGCTACGGCCAGGAGGGGGAGAAGGACCCCAAGGGCGCCAAGGACAGCGGCAAGGAAGGCAAGAATGAAGCTGAGAAGGCCTGA